A single Agromyces sp. CF514 DNA region contains:
- a CDS encoding SCO7613 C-terminal domain-containing membrane protein gives MASTWSEQTAAYLTAATECPRCRAPLAGAVCANCRADLRGPEAVALMEASQRAAAALLERDRLVAALPTATHAAPIPVPNAPVDAPSPATVPASVASPASVASPAFVAPGSAPAPAIGVPAASAPRPESQTSVQSVLAVAGAALFAVAAIVFTFLNPEITQVVRTLVLVSVTVVFLVGAWLLRSRGVVFSGEAIGALGMVFLALDVQMLADAAPSGVSGWVFAALGTFVASVLLLVIGLLTRMRTWFWSALVGLVLTPAFLGYAGAEFAVAWGHVAAGAVALAANLLAPRAAPRFGGSIRTERVTMTALQLTAIALVLAQLPFLGGTPERELGRVLLLLALGACAIVAVGTGSRRFWSAMGGVLCTSAVAITPLMLALPDEHSMWLLTLIPLAAAIAVAVVAFVPNVGGLLAQPLRGGALGVLLVTASFGVCMLTLVLARVGVLFVGSLPEPGRGEARGLGVELFTDDASAWALAALLGVAAAALGVGVLAWRTRRDRLAEVGTWSGTGFAALALWLAGAAALQLIAWPALLIVTQVCLGIAVAVLSALAVVVPASPISKAPGAIRAPFITAAHLTLLVAALLSWADAAITVPLGAVIVVVLLLVARTVPAPVRPVHLGVAYAYALVLLATALGRAGVETVAVLCLTTTTAALVALAATLVRRLDARSWYAILVVTLVPFLVGVATVLVERSGWTALSTGVIAALAVALVFTRRPGLNRFVRSAAAAMIVPALSVVVVCLGAATLDSSGSPVALPIVAAIVAVALPLTVVLERAMLRSEIAAADAASARLWFEVGALVSAAVAVVLSLLRDAAGLGTAAVVLVIIGLGAAAVRVVAGRRYGWWLAAASWTGALWCVWAIQGVAVIEPYTLPPAVAAITVATVMLARRGRGRELLASGLAVALLPSLVALAALGSESVVAPWRTLGLLAAAMLLLAAGALLGTGTGERMRRLRVVRPLVFASAIVAASAGAIQGVRWALGADAAPDWTAPVMAPVLAVAVLAALLAGLGAVGLVGSAGLAGSVGLTASNASDDVEHGPEAAAPLTPKRWFGAPALVYLALGPIFATERDWFSIWTLWALMAVLLVTAVVFAARDRMHEPVLPPFWFVYALAWAAGVSGWSQRDLRVEVFSLPLGLAVLVAGMSCLRPREGWRAPKATLDSWPVGFRGSWRLLAPGIVLTLLPSVLATATDPQLYRPIMVIAFALVLILVGSARKLAAPFILGLVVLPIENIVVFAAQIDRTVGAMPWWITLATAGAVLLAIAVGAERKTTQGRGVAARLRELE, from the coding sequence ATGGCGTCCACGTGGAGTGAGCAGACGGCGGCGTACCTGACCGCCGCGACCGAGTGTCCCCGCTGTCGGGCACCCCTCGCGGGCGCCGTCTGCGCGAACTGCCGTGCCGACCTGCGCGGGCCCGAAGCCGTCGCCCTGATGGAGGCCTCGCAGCGCGCCGCGGCGGCCCTGCTCGAGCGCGATCGGCTCGTCGCCGCGCTGCCGACCGCCACGCATGCCGCCCCCATTCCGGTGCCCAACGCCCCGGTCGACGCTCCGTCGCCCGCGACCGTGCCCGCGTCGGTCGCGTCGCCCGCGTCCGTCGCGTCGCCCGCGTTCGTCGCCCCGGGCTCGGCGCCCGCACCCGCGATCGGGGTGCCCGCGGCATCCGCCCCTCGCCCTGAGAGCCAGACGAGCGTGCAATCGGTGCTCGCCGTCGCCGGCGCCGCGCTGTTCGCCGTCGCGGCGATCGTCTTCACGTTCCTCAACCCCGAGATCACCCAGGTCGTGCGCACGCTCGTGCTCGTGAGCGTGACAGTCGTGTTCCTCGTCGGCGCCTGGCTGCTGCGCTCGCGCGGCGTCGTCTTCTCGGGCGAGGCCATCGGGGCGCTCGGCATGGTGTTCCTCGCGCTCGACGTGCAGATGCTCGCCGACGCGGCCCCATCGGGTGTGAGCGGGTGGGTGTTCGCCGCCCTCGGTACGTTCGTGGCCTCGGTGCTCCTGCTCGTGATCGGACTCCTGACCCGCATGCGCACCTGGTTCTGGTCTGCGCTCGTCGGACTCGTGCTCACGCCGGCGTTCCTCGGCTACGCGGGCGCGGAGTTCGCGGTCGCCTGGGGCCACGTCGCGGCCGGCGCCGTCGCCCTCGCGGCCAACCTGCTCGCGCCTCGGGCGGCGCCCCGATTCGGCGGCAGCATCCGCACCGAGCGCGTGACCATGACCGCGCTGCAGCTGACCGCGATCGCACTCGTGCTCGCGCAGCTGCCATTCCTCGGCGGCACGCCCGAACGCGAGCTCGGCCGCGTGCTGCTGCTGCTCGCCCTCGGCGCCTGCGCGATCGTCGCGGTCGGCACCGGGTCCCGACGATTCTGGAGCGCGATGGGCGGTGTGCTCTGCACGAGCGCCGTCGCGATCACGCCGCTCATGCTCGCCCTGCCCGACGAGCACTCGATGTGGCTGCTCACGCTGATCCCGCTCGCTGCGGCGATCGCGGTGGCGGTCGTCGCGTTCGTGCCGAACGTCGGCGGCCTGCTCGCGCAACCGTTGCGCGGCGGGGCGCTCGGCGTGCTGCTCGTGACGGCGTCGTTCGGCGTCTGCATGCTCACGCTCGTGCTCGCGCGCGTCGGAGTGCTCTTCGTGGGCTCCCTGCCCGAACCGGGCCGAGGCGAAGCGCGAGGTCTGGGGGTCGAGCTCTTCACCGACGACGCGTCGGCATGGGCGCTCGCTGCGCTGCTCGGCGTCGCCGCAGCGGCACTCGGCGTCGGCGTGCTCGCGTGGCGCACGCGCCGCGATCGGCTCGCCGAGGTCGGCACGTGGAGCGGCACCGGGTTCGCCGCCCTCGCGCTCTGGCTCGCCGGAGCGGCCGCGCTCCAGCTCATCGCCTGGCCCGCGCTGCTGATCGTCACGCAGGTCTGCCTCGGCATCGCAGTCGCGGTGCTCTCCGCACTCGCCGTGGTCGTGCCGGCCTCGCCGATCTCGAAGGCCCCGGGGGCGATCCGGGCGCCGTTCATCACGGCGGCGCACCTGACGCTGCTCGTGGCCGCGCTGCTCAGCTGGGCCGACGCCGCGATCACGGTTCCGCTCGGGGCCGTCATCGTCGTGGTGCTGCTGCTCGTGGCCCGCACGGTTCCGGCTCCGGTGCGGCCAGTGCATCTCGGCGTCGCGTACGCGTACGCGCTCGTGCTGCTCGCCACGGCCCTCGGTCGAGCCGGAGTCGAGACGGTCGCCGTGCTCTGCCTCACGACCACGACTGCAGCGCTCGTCGCCCTCGCCGCGACGCTCGTGCGTCGCCTCGATGCACGTTCCTGGTACGCGATCCTCGTGGTCACGCTCGTGCCGTTCCTCGTGGGCGTCGCGACCGTGCTCGTCGAGCGCAGCGGGTGGACCGCGCTCTCGACGGGCGTCATCGCGGCCCTCGCCGTCGCGCTCGTGTTCACCCGCCGGCCCGGCCTCAACCGATTCGTTCGCTCGGCGGCTGCGGCGATGATCGTGCCGGCGCTCTCGGTGGTGGTCGTCTGCCTCGGCGCAGCGACGCTCGACTCGAGCGGCTCGCCGGTCGCGCTCCCCATCGTCGCCGCGATCGTCGCGGTGGCCCTGCCGCTCACGGTCGTGCTCGAACGCGCGATGCTCCGCAGCGAGATCGCGGCGGCGGATGCCGCATCCGCACGCCTCTGGTTCGAGGTCGGCGCGCTCGTGTCGGCGGCCGTCGCCGTCGTGCTGTCGCTCCTGCGCGATGCGGCCGGACTCGGCACCGCCGCCGTCGTGCTCGTCATCATCGGCCTCGGCGCAGCGGCCGTGCGCGTGGTCGCCGGGCGACGGTACGGCTGGTGGCTCGCCGCCGCGAGCTGGACCGGTGCGCTCTGGTGCGTCTGGGCGATCCAGGGGGTCGCCGTCATCGAGCCGTACACCCTGCCCCCGGCCGTCGCGGCGATCACCGTGGCGACGGTCATGCTGGCACGCCGCGGGCGAGGCCGCGAGCTCCTCGCCAGCGGCCTCGCGGTCGCGCTGCTGCCCTCGCTCGTGGCGCTCGCCGCGCTCGGCTCCGAGTCCGTCGTGGCACCCTGGCGCACGCTGGGGCTCCTGGCCGCCGCAATGCTCCTGCTCGCCGCCGGTGCCCTTCTCGGCACCGGCACCGGGGAGCGCATGCGACGCCTGCGCGTCGTGCGCCCGCTCGTCTTCGCATCGGCGATCGTCGCAGCCTCGGCCGGAGCGATCCAGGGCGTGCGCTGGGCGCTCGGTGCCGACGCGGCGCCCGACTGGACCGCGCCCGTCATGGCGCCCGTGCTGGCCGTCGCGGTGCTCGCCGCGCTCCTCGCCGGACTCGGCGCGGTCGGGCTCGTCGGGTCGGCCGGGCTCGCGGGGTCGGTCGGGCTCACCGCGTCGAACGCGTCGGACGATGTCGAGCACGGTCCCGAGGCCGCCGCTCCGCTCACCCCGAAGCGCTGGTTCGGGGCTCCTGCGCTGGTCTACCTCGCGCTGGGCCCGATCTTCGCGACCGAGCGCGACTGGTTCTCGATCTGGACGCTGTGGGCGCTCATGGCCGTGCTGCTCGTCACCGCGGTGGTGTTCGCCGCGCGCGACCGCATGCACGAGCCCGTGCTGCCGCCGTTCTGGTTCGTCTACGCGCTCGCGTGGGCGGCCGGGGTCTCGGGCTGGAGCCAGCGCGACCTGCGCGTCGAGGTGTTCTCGCTGCCGCTGGGCCTCGCCGTGCTCGTCGCCGGCATGTCGTGCCTGCGTCCTCGCGAGGGCTGGCGCGCGCCGAAGGCCACGCTCGACTCGTGGCCGGTCGGCTTCCGCGGCTCGTGGCGGCTGCTGGCCCCGGGCATCGTCCTGACGCTGCTGCCGTCGGTGCTCGCCACGGCGACCGATCCGCAGCTCTACCGGCCGATCATGGTGATCGCCTTCGCGCTGGTGCTGATCCTCGTCGGCTCGGCGCGCAAGCTCGCGGCGCCGTTCATCCTCGGACTCGTCGTGCTGCCCATCGAGAACATCGTGGTCTTCGCCGCGCAGATCGACCGCACGGTCGGCGCGATGCCCTGGTGGATCACGCTCGCGACCGCCGGTGCGGTGCTCCTCGCCATCGCCGTCGGCGCCGAGCGCAAGACCACCCAGGGTCGCGGCGTCGCCGCACGGCTGCGCGAGCTCGAGTGA
- a CDS encoding DNA/RNA non-specific endonuclease produces the protein MGFDERFLGVGAALPRVIGADAAASVSLDYVHFTVVLDSVRRLARVTGVNIDGASLLDLARGDDWRFDERVPEDWQTGPAVYAANDLDRGHLVRRRDPVWGTREVATRANSDTFHFTNAAPQAGGFNQSEELWLGLEDHVLEHAEANRLRLSVFTAPVLGPDDPPYRGIRIPLRFWKIAAWNRAADPGEPGEQVAGELAAAGFVLDQTPLVDTSQAVATAPGEVPPLGPFRAFQVPIADIAAITGLAMPDLVAADVLPQTVAAAGWRRLAEASDILL, from the coding sequence ATGGGCTTCGATGAACGCTTCCTCGGTGTCGGCGCCGCGCTCCCACGCGTGATCGGGGCGGATGCCGCGGCATCCGTCAGCCTCGACTACGTGCACTTCACCGTCGTGCTCGACTCGGTGCGCCGGCTCGCGCGCGTCACGGGCGTGAACATCGACGGGGCGTCGCTCCTCGACCTGGCCCGCGGCGACGACTGGCGTTTCGACGAGCGCGTGCCCGAAGACTGGCAGACCGGGCCGGCCGTCTACGCCGCCAACGACCTCGACCGGGGCCACCTCGTGCGACGACGCGACCCGGTGTGGGGCACTCGCGAGGTCGCGACGCGTGCGAACAGCGACACCTTCCACTTCACGAACGCGGCCCCGCAGGCCGGGGGCTTCAACCAGTCCGAAGAACTGTGGCTGGGTCTCGAAGACCACGTGCTCGAGCACGCGGAGGCCAACCGGCTGCGGCTCAGCGTGTTCACCGCGCCGGTGCTCGGGCCAGACGATCCGCCGTACCGCGGCATCCGGATCCCCCTGCGGTTCTGGAAGATCGCGGCGTGGAACCGTGCCGCCGACCCGGGCGAACCCGGCGAGCAGGTCGCGGGCGAACTCGCCGCAGCCGGATTCGTGCTCGACCAGACCCCGCTCGTCGACACGAGCCAGGCCGTCGCGACCGCGCCGGGCGAGGTGCCGCCGCTCGGGCCGTTCCGTGCGTTCCAGGTGCCGATCGCCGACATCGCGGCCATCACCGGGCTCGCGATGCCCGACCTCGTGGCCGCCGACGTGCTGCCGCAGACCGTCGCGGCCGCCGGGTGGCGACGGCTCGCCGAGGCATCCGACATCCTGCTCTGA
- a CDS encoding cation diffusion facilitator family transporter, with the protein MGDTDSDRSASASAGGDSLVTVIVALIANALIAVAKSVAAALTGSASMVAEAAHSWADTGNEVLLVIAERRSARPADPRHPLGYGKDAYVWSMFAAFGLFAVGAAVSIQHGIAELIDPEPAGDYVIAYVVLGISFVLEGISFLRAYRQARTDAHRQRTGTLHHVVRSSDPTLRAVFAEDAAALIGLAIAFVGILLHQLTGSPVYDALGSIGVGVLLGVVAVLLIARNRAFLIGEAVSDEVRDAALRGLLASPSIERVSFLHLEYIGPGRVLLIAAVDLVGDRSEADAARELRALEAGLQADARVGLASLTLAAPGGPSLVPGAAQP; encoded by the coding sequence GTGGGGGACACGGATTCGGACCGGTCGGCGAGCGCCTCGGCGGGCGGCGACTCGCTCGTCACGGTCATCGTCGCGCTCATCGCGAACGCGCTCATCGCGGTCGCGAAGTCGGTGGCCGCAGCGTTGACGGGCTCGGCGTCGATGGTCGCCGAGGCGGCGCACTCCTGGGCCGACACCGGAAACGAGGTGCTGCTCGTGATCGCCGAGCGGCGATCGGCGAGGCCGGCCGACCCTCGGCATCCGCTCGGCTACGGCAAGGACGCCTACGTCTGGTCGATGTTCGCCGCGTTCGGACTGTTCGCGGTCGGCGCGGCCGTGTCGATCCAGCACGGCATCGCGGAGCTGATCGACCCCGAGCCCGCGGGCGACTACGTGATCGCGTACGTCGTGCTCGGCATCTCGTTCGTGCTCGAGGGCATCTCGTTCCTTCGGGCCTACCGGCAGGCCCGCACCGATGCGCATCGACAGCGTACCGGCACCCTGCACCACGTCGTTCGCAGCTCCGACCCGACGCTCCGGGCCGTGTTCGCAGAGGATGCCGCCGCGCTGATCGGCCTCGCGATCGCCTTCGTCGGCATCCTGCTGCATCAGCTCACGGGCTCCCCCGTGTACGACGCCCTCGGGTCGATCGGCGTCGGCGTACTGCTCGGGGTCGTCGCGGTGCTGCTCATCGCGCGCAATCGGGCGTTCCTCATCGGCGAGGCCGTCTCCGACGAGGTGCGCGACGCGGCGCTCCGCGGGCTCCTCGCCTCGCCCTCGATCGAGCGGGTCTCGTTCCTGCACCTGGAGTACATCGGCCCCGGCCGGGTGCTGCTCATCGCGGCCGTCGACCTCGTCGGCGATCGCAGCGAAGCGGATGCCGCGCGCGAGCTCCGTGCGCTCGAGGCCGGCCTGCAGGCCGACGCCCGTGTCGGCCTCGCGTCGCTGACGCTCGCCGCGCCGGGCGGCCCGTCGCTCGTGCCGGGCGCGGCGCAGCCCTGA
- a CDS encoding FAD-dependent monooxygenase, with product MSREVRTDVLIVGAGPSGLMAAVCLARLGVDAIVVDGKAGPTVESRALVVQARSMELYDQLGLVDRVLERRSPATTFIPGAGHRELGRLDLALAGRDVTPFPEITVFEQSANERLLVDALGELGREVRWEHRLDRLEVARGEPVDGGEPASSVIATLSKAGETLAVRARYCIGADGAHSTVRRALGIPFEGETNAFTFTLADAVGARGLEPQAINVRVSERHLMLGFGMGGDRARLIGVVRDEDLGADGKASEAESRAVFRREFGVEYDESAWFTTYRLHHRLAASFREGPCFLVGDAAHIHSPVGGQGMNTGLQDAHNLACALADVLERGMPESRLDRFEAERRPVGKTLVETTDRLFGLVTSDSPVARSVRSRVIPLVGPAAVRVLPRLVGLPRAFGFVSQTRIRYRMPEVAVQPRRPDDGVLGVRLPWTGDNFDALRAMRWQVHGYGVPDRAVQRVARELGVDGHAFGGDPRRRLRHDRLYLVRRDGFVVAEVPSPATGAALEAARARLAGR from the coding sequence ATGAGCCGCGAGGTTCGAACCGACGTGCTGATCGTGGGGGCCGGCCCCAGCGGTCTCATGGCGGCGGTCTGCCTGGCCCGGCTCGGCGTCGATGCGATCGTGGTCGACGGCAAGGCCGGCCCCACCGTGGAGTCCCGGGCGCTCGTCGTGCAGGCGCGGTCGATGGAGCTGTACGACCAGCTCGGACTCGTCGATCGGGTGCTCGAACGGCGCTCGCCCGCCACGACGTTCATCCCGGGCGCAGGCCATCGGGAGCTCGGCCGCCTCGACCTCGCGCTGGCGGGTCGCGACGTCACGCCGTTCCCCGAGATCACGGTGTTCGAGCAGTCCGCGAACGAGCGGCTCCTCGTCGACGCCCTCGGAGAGCTCGGGCGCGAGGTGAGGTGGGAGCACCGCCTCGACCGGCTCGAGGTCGCGCGAGGCGAGCCGGTGGACGGGGGCGAGCCTGCATCGTCCGTCATCGCGACCCTGTCGAAGGCGGGCGAAACGCTCGCGGTCCGGGCCCGCTACTGCATCGGGGCCGACGGCGCGCACTCGACGGTGCGGCGCGCGCTCGGCATCCCGTTCGAGGGCGAGACGAACGCGTTCACCTTCACGCTCGCAGACGCCGTCGGCGCGCGCGGCCTCGAGCCGCAGGCGATCAACGTGCGGGTGAGCGAGCGGCACCTCATGCTCGGGTTCGGCATGGGCGGCGACCGTGCGCGGCTGATCGGGGTCGTGCGCGACGAGGATCTCGGAGCCGACGGCAAGGCGTCCGAAGCGGAGTCGCGCGCGGTGTTCCGCCGTGAGTTCGGGGTCGAGTACGACGAGTCCGCCTGGTTCACGACCTACCGACTGCACCACCGGCTCGCGGCGAGCTTCCGCGAAGGGCCGTGCTTCCTGGTCGGCGATGCCGCGCACATCCACTCGCCGGTCGGCGGGCAGGGGATGAACACCGGCCTGCAGGATGCGCACAACCTCGCGTGCGCGCTCGCCGACGTGCTCGAGCGCGGCATGCCCGAATCGCGGCTCGACCGGTTCGAGGCCGAGCGTCGCCCGGTCGGCAAGACCCTGGTCGAGACGACCGATCGGCTGTTCGGGCTCGTGACGAGCGACTCACCGGTGGCGAGGTCGGTTCGCTCGCGGGTGATCCCGTTGGTCGGACCCGCTGCGGTGCGCGTGCTCCCGCGCCTGGTCGGCCTGCCGCGCGCGTTCGGCTTCGTGTCGCAGACCCGCATCCGGTATCGGATGCCGGAGGTCGCCGTGCAGCCGAGGCGACCCGACGACGGCGTGCTCGGCGTGCGCCTGCCGTGGACCGGCGACAACTTCGACGCGCTGCGGGCGATGCGGTGGCAGGTGCACGGCTACGGCGTGCCGGATCGCGCGGTGCAGCGGGTCGCCCGGGAACTCGGTGTCGACGGGCACGCGTTCGGCGGCGATCCCCGCCGGCGCCTCCGGCACGACCGCCTCTACCTCGTGCGACGCGACGGCTTCGTCGTCGCCGAGGTGCCCTCGCCCGCGACCGGCGCCGCGCTCGAGGCGGCTCGGGCCAGGCTGGCCGGTCGCTGA
- the arr gene encoding NAD(+)--rifampin ADP-ribosyltransferase — MDEALDDGPFYHGTKADLGVGDLLTAGYRSNYRPEVVMNHIYFTALRDGAGLAAELAAGDGEPRVYEVEPTGPFENDPNVTDKKFPGNPTRSYRSSAPLRVVGEIVDWTRLTPEALQTWRDRLAELAADARGEIIN, encoded by the coding sequence GTGGACGAAGCGCTGGATGATGGGCCGTTCTACCACGGCACGAAGGCAGATCTCGGGGTCGGCGACCTCCTGACGGCGGGGTATCGGTCGAACTACCGACCCGAGGTCGTGATGAACCACATCTACTTCACGGCGCTGCGCGACGGCGCCGGGCTCGCCGCCGAGCTCGCGGCCGGCGACGGCGAGCCGCGGGTCTACGAGGTCGAGCCGACGGGTCCGTTCGAGAACGACCCGAACGTCACCGACAAGAAGTTCCCGGGCAACCCGACCCGCTCGTACCGCAGCAGCGCGCCGCTCCGGGTCGTGGGCGAGATCGTCGACTGGACGCGGCTGACGCCAGAGGCGCTCCAGACGTGGAGGGACCGGCTGGCCGAGCTCGCCGCCGATGCGCGGGGCGAGATCATCAACTGA
- a CDS encoding epimerase: MGEPTPQKPVAVVAGASGFVGAAIVRSFIDDGYVVRRIGRSGELTWSDTAGIAAAIDGSDVLVNMAGKSVNCRYTDANRDEILRSRVDTTRALRTAVGSVADPPSVWFNASTATIYRHAMDRPNTEADGEYGEGFSVDVAREWEREFFDGALPRTRRIALRMAIVVGDGPATNTLATLARVGLGGPQIDGWWFPHRRYRGIGPHPTGDGRSRGHRTRGFQKFSWIHLDDVVEAIRFLRERTDLSGPVNLASPEPADNRTVMRLMRESVGARVGLPAWRWMLEPAMWALRTEPELVLKSRWVVPGALADAGFAFRYPDLRAAIDDATAR; encoded by the coding sequence ATGGGGGAGCCGACGCCGCAGAAGCCGGTGGCGGTGGTCGCGGGCGCGAGCGGATTCGTCGGGGCGGCGATCGTCCGATCGTTCATCGACGACGGCTACGTCGTGCGGCGCATCGGGCGCTCGGGCGAGCTCACCTGGTCGGACACGGCCGGCATCGCCGCGGCGATCGACGGATCCGACGTGCTCGTGAACATGGCGGGCAAGTCCGTGAACTGCCGCTACACCGACGCGAATCGAGACGAGATCCTGCGGTCGCGCGTCGACACCACGCGCGCGTTGCGCACGGCCGTCGGTTCGGTCGCCGACCCTCCGTCGGTCTGGTTCAACGCATCGACCGCGACGATCTACCGGCACGCCATGGATCGCCCGAACACCGAGGCCGATGGCGAGTACGGCGAGGGGTTCTCGGTCGACGTCGCGCGCGAGTGGGAGCGGGAGTTCTTCGACGGCGCGCTGCCGCGGACCCGTCGCATCGCCCTCAGGATGGCCATCGTGGTGGGCGATGGTCCGGCCACGAACACCCTGGCCACCCTCGCCCGCGTCGGACTCGGCGGGCCGCAGATCGACGGCTGGTGGTTCCCCCACCGCCGCTACCGGGGCATCGGACCGCACCCGACCGGCGACGGCCGGAGCCGGGGGCATCGCACGCGCGGGTTCCAGAAGTTCAGCTGGATCCACCTCGACGACGTCGTCGAGGCGATCCGGTTCCTCCGCGAGCGGACCGACCTCTCGGGGCCGGTGAACCTCGCGAGCCCAGAGCCCGCCGACAACCGCACCGTGATGCGGCTCATGCGCGAGAGCGTCGGCGCGCGCGTCGGACTGCCGGCCTGGCGGTGGATGCTCGAGCCCGCGATGTGGGCGCTGCGCACCGAGCCCGAGCTGGTCCTCAAGAGCCGGTGGGTCGTGCCGGGCGCCCTCGCCGATGCCGGCTTCGCGTTCCGGTACCCGGATCTGCGCGCGGCGATCGACGACGCGACGGCTCGCTGA
- a CDS encoding DMT family transporter has protein sequence MPNESDHTTMTDAALQRRRFTGAATQLGTEVSINFGSSLAGLVIPVVGSFVVVAVRQLVMLVAVLPFYRPKRAELTWSRLWPAIALGVVLAVMNVSFYEAVHLLGLGIAATIEFLGPLAIALATSRRWLDGVCALAAGFGVVLLIGPGSSDAAAIDPWGVALALTAAATWALYILLTRRVAVGLPGLEGLTVASIVSLALLVPFAIATFDASAFDWGVVLLLLGVGVLSSALPYSLDTFILRRITPRLYAIITSFGPVIAAIFGWLVLSETFTLVEVVAIAIVCGAAGTAIATQRDRPKSDLEQTAEGMA, from the coding sequence GTGCCGAACGAGAGCGACCACACGACCATGACGGATGCCGCGCTGCAGCGCCGCCGGTTCACGGGCGCCGCGACGCAGCTGGGCACCGAGGTGTCGATCAACTTCGGTTCGTCGCTCGCGGGCCTCGTCATTCCGGTGGTCGGCTCGTTCGTCGTGGTCGCGGTGCGCCAGCTCGTGATGCTCGTGGCCGTGCTGCCGTTCTATCGGCCGAAGCGGGCCGAGCTCACCTGGTCGCGACTGTGGCCCGCCATCGCACTCGGCGTCGTGCTCGCGGTCATGAACGTCTCGTTCTACGAGGCCGTGCACCTGCTCGGCCTCGGCATCGCGGCGACGATCGAGTTCCTCGGTCCGCTCGCGATCGCGCTCGCGACCTCGCGGCGTTGGCTCGACGGCGTCTGCGCGCTCGCGGCGGGCTTCGGCGTGGTGCTGCTCATCGGACCCGGATCCTCGGATGCCGCGGCCATCGACCCCTGGGGCGTCGCCCTCGCGCTGACGGCCGCCGCGACCTGGGCGCTGTACATCCTGCTGACGCGACGCGTCGCCGTCGGCCTGCCCGGACTCGAGGGCCTCACCGTCGCGAGCATCGTGAGCCTCGCGCTGCTCGTGCCGTTCGCGATCGCGACCTTCGACGCGAGCGCGTTCGACTGGGGCGTCGTGCTGCTGCTGCTCGGGGTCGGCGTGCTGTCGTCGGCGCTGCCGTACAGCCTCGACACGTTCATCCTGCGGCGCATCACGCCGCGCCTCTACGCGATCATCACGAGCTTCGGGCCGGTGATCGCCGCGATCTTCGGCTGGCTCGTGCTCTCCGAGACGTTCACCCTCGTCGAGGTCGTCGCGATCGCGATCGTCTGCGGGGCTGCAGGCACGGCGATCGCCACCCAGCGCGACCGGCCGAAGTCCGACCTCGAGCAGACCGCGGAGGGTATGGCCTAG
- a CDS encoding GIY-YIG nuclease family protein: MDRADAAGSTCGLLDASGAACGAPSAAPQLRLCASHLLEAYELVAAEVGVTDLAPSPCPACGCRVGVRYPSGWLCADCEWRLGEAPDGDLDPVRVEVVYYVRYRDQVKIGTSANPRQRLASIPHDEVLAFEPGGRRLEQRRHAQFAERRFAGTEWFAAHDELAEHIAELALGVDDPWAQYDRWVSRRHAVRG, from the coding sequence ATGGATCGAGCGGATGCCGCGGGCAGCACCTGCGGACTCCTCGACGCGTCGGGCGCGGCGTGCGGGGCTCCTTCGGCGGCCCCGCAGCTGCGGCTGTGCGCCTCGCACCTGCTCGAGGCCTACGAACTCGTCGCCGCCGAGGTCGGCGTGACCGACCTCGCCCCCTCGCCCTGCCCGGCCTGCGGATGCCGGGTGGGCGTGCGCTACCCGTCGGGGTGGCTGTGCGCCGACTGCGAGTGGCGTCTGGGCGAGGCGCCCGACGGCGACCTGGACCCCGTGCGCGTCGAGGTCGTCTACTACGTCCGGTATCGCGACCAGGTCAAGATCGGCACGTCCGCGAACCCCCGACAGCGGCTCGCGAGCATCCCCCACGACGAGGTGCTCGCGTTCGAACCCGGAGGGCGACGCCTCGAGCAACGCCGGCATGCGCAGTTCGCCGAACGCCGGTTCGCGGGCACCGAGTGGTTCGCAGCACACGACGAGCTGGCAGAGCACATCGCCGAGTTGGCCCTCGGCGTCGACGACCCGTGGGCGCAGTACGACCGCTGGGTCAGCCGACGACACGCGGTGCGTGGCTGA
- a CDS encoding dihydrofolate reductase family protein — translation MSIDDGLVVATLTISLDGFVAGPNQTLENPLGEGGESLHAWMFDDPDSSQPIIDTILGVAAVVQGRNMFGPIRGDWPDDEWKGWWGEDPPYHSPVFVLTHYEREPVEMEGGTTFHFVTGGIEEAFRRAREAAGPDGHISIAGGASTVRQALLAGLLDRLVLSVSPITLGAGERLFDGVTVGGEDGIALRPIDVLATPLATHITYEVVR, via the coding sequence ATGAGCATCGACGACGGCCTCGTGGTCGCGACCCTGACCATCTCGCTCGACGGCTTCGTCGCCGGGCCGAACCAGACCCTCGAGAACCCGCTGGGCGAGGGCGGCGAGAGCCTGCACGCCTGGATGTTCGACGACCCCGACTCCAGCCAGCCGATCATCGACACGATCCTGGGCGTGGCCGCCGTCGTCCAGGGGCGCAACATGTTCGGGCCGATCCGCGGCGACTGGCCCGACGACGAGTGGAAGGGGTGGTGGGGCGAGGACCCGCCCTACCACTCGCCCGTGTTCGTGCTCACGCACTACGAGCGCGAACCGGTCGAGATGGAGGGCGGCACGACGTTCCACTTCGTGACCGGGGGCATCGAGGAGGCGTTCCGGCGAGCCCGTGAGGCGGCCGGCCCCGACGGGCACATCTCGATCGCGGGCGGCGCGAGCACGGTGCGGCAGGCGCTGCTCGCCGGGTTGCTCGACCGTCTCGTGCTGAGTGTCTCGCCGATCACCCTCGGCGCCGGCGAACGGCTCTTCGACGGGGTGACGGTCGGCGGCGAAGACGGCATCGCGCTCCGGCCGATCGACGTGCTCGCGACACCGCTCGCGACGCACATCACGTACGAGGTGGTGCGCTGA